The region GAGGGACTGCAGGTTGTTCACTTAATGAGGAGTTGATTCTAATGAGCCGTTTGAACGTTTTGAGATGATGGAGGATAGTGATGGGAACATGGTTCTTTATCAAGAACAGTCTGAAGAACGAGCAATAGCAGATAACTGTGATATGATTGAAGGTTCTGATGTCACACCAGTTGTAAATCGTGAATGGGAAGATGGTTTGGATTTCACTTTACGTCAAGAATTTGAAAGCAAGCAAGCAGTTAAAGATTTAGTTGAAAAAGCTGCACACAAGaactgttttgagtttgttattGTGAAGTCGGATACTATGTTGTTTGTGGTTAAATGCTGTGAATTTAAAAGGGGTTGCAAGTGGTCTTTACGAGCTGCGAGGAATGGGAATTCAGACAGTTTCTCGGTCAGAACTTACAACAAGACGCATACGTGCTTGAGGTCAGATACAAGTACAATGAGGAGAAAAAGGAGAGGCACACCACATTTAGTTGCATCAGTTTTGCGTGAAGATTACCCATGTTTGATAGACACTCCAACTCCCAAAAATCTCATCCCTTTGGTTCAATCAAGAGTTGGTGTTAAAGTGTCTTACTCGACCgcaaatagaggaaaaaaactaGCTGCATATGATCTTCGCGGTACTCCAGAGGATAGTTTTAAGTTGGTGCATTGTTATATGCACATGCTGCAGACAATGAACCCAGGTACAATTTCATTTGTTGAATTGGATGAAGCACAGAGGTTTAAGTACTTGTTCTTCGCCTTGGGAGCGTGCATTGAAGGCTTCAAAGCTATGAGAAAGGTGATCATTGTTGATGCAACAAGTATTAAAAATGTCTATGGTGGAGTACTAATCGTGGCTACAGCTCAAGATCCGGATCATCACCATTATCCGATTGCATTTGGTGTAGTTGATGGTGAGAAAGATACAAGTTGGACCTGGTTTTTCAGCAAATTGAAATCAGTTGTACCAGATTGTCCTGAACTGGTCTTCTGTTCTGATAGAAATCAAAGCCTAATCAAGTCAATAAATACGGTGTACCCGTTATCTCATCATGGGTATTGTATTTATCATTTGTCCCAGAATGTTAAATTGAGCTGCAAAAACGTGAACAGGGATTTAGTTGCGACGAAGTTCATGGAATGTGCTAAGGCTTACACAGAGCCTGAGTTTGAGAAACTCTATGCTGATTTTATCAGAAGGTATCCAGCTGCAAGTACTTATCTTGATAATCATGTAGGACAGAACAAATGGGCTCGATGTTATTTTCCAGGAGCTAGATACAACATAGACACCACTAATACGGTTGAATCTATCAATGGTGTCTTTCGATTTGCAAGGGCATACCCGTTATTACCAATGATTGATGCGATTGTTAGTAAAGTGGCTGAATGGTTTAACAAATACAGGAAGATATCCTTAGAGACTCCAAAAGAGCAGAAACTAGTCCCTTTTGTTGAGACActgatgcacacaaggtgttcTGAAGCAAAGCTCTTACCAGTGACTGAACTAAACAGCTATTTTCTGGAATACAGCGTGACTGGAGTTGATGGTAGTAGTTATGTGGTTGATCTGAGAAGGAAAACGTGCTACTGTAAACAATTTGATATTGACAGATATCCGTGTGTGCATGCAATTGCTGCTGCGATGGAAGCAGCAAGGAACGCTGGTAATGAGATCCAACTGCATGACTTGTGCAGTAAGTACTATTGGATGGAGCAGTGGGCATTGGGGTATTCGAGGACGATATATCCAGTTCCTATCATGTCTATGTGGATGGTCCCTGACGATGTACGTGCTAAGATTGTTCTTCCTAAGTTTTATGTcacaaaaagaggaagaaaaccaacaaaaaggaTTCCATCAGCCGGAGAACATGGacgcaggaagaagaagaaaaattcgaGTAGGAGCTGGTTTGATAGTGAGGGTTCTCGGACTTAGTTTCTTATTTGGAGAACTtagtaaaacttgttttttcctCGGTACAACTATTgtcatttgtgtgtgtttgtttttttgggttatctTGATAGACATGTTTGCTTATCTTTATGGGAAAACTTATTTCAGTTAAATTGTGATTATCTTCCTTAGgttagttgaaaaaaataattatatatattatttataatttttcaaataaaaataaatatgatatttgttaacaacaaaaatattatataactaattGAAAGAAAGAATTGTCATAACAATTTTCATCATATTCAAGGTTTACCATGAAACACCATATACTTTAAGGGTTCATTTGTCGTTGTAAACCACATATAATTACAAAAGTTTAGGAAATTATCTTTTCAAACATATGATCGCATGAACATGTGTAAATGTATCTCAATTAACCGTAAACCATGTGTGCAACTAAAATTATTGGGTTTTGACATGGtataactaaaaacaataaaaaattcgGAATTGTACAACTTGTCAAGATCGGTACAATCTGAAAACTTGGAACAACTAGTGCATTTTGGCGGCTACACATGTGTAAATTGGCGGCTACACGTGTGTAAATTGGCGGCTACACGTGTTTTTTATGTGtcccaaacaaaatttcaatttttgaaaaattaaaattgaagcCAAGTATGCTAGGGCGGGTTTAGGCTCGATTTTGCGATTTctgggtcaaaaaaaaaaaccatttctctccctctcttgcGATTTCTGGgttcctacaaaaaaaatcatttctcttcctctctttcctAGTTAGGGTTTGCGATTTCTGGGTCATCTCAAATCTTGAAATGAGCTACGATTCTGGAGCATCGAGGACCTCATGTGGCAATTCCTCTAATCGAGTAAGGTTTCCAGGCatccaaaaaaaatgtcattgtgGTTCGGCAGTAGTTGAGATAATCTCTCACTCGATCTCAAACCCTTGTCGTCGCTACTACCGTTGTGCGTATGCAGCACAAAGAAAGgtaaatatattctaatattcgTTGATTATCtcttacatttatttaccaatTTCTGTCTTATATGTAGCTTGTCAACGACACACATGTATTTAAATGGGTGGATGAGGCATTGGTGGATGAAGTACAACAATTAGATTTTCAAGTGGGTGTCCTCGAAGAAGAAGTTAGACAGCTGAAGATGGATAGGAGCAGAGATATGAAGAAAATTAAGCAGatctgttttctcgttttttttggATGTCTTCTTGTGGTATGTCTCGGAAGATGGTACAACTAAGTAGAACTTGTTCTTGGAAGATGGTACAACTACGTAGTACTTTCTAATAGTACAACTAAGTAAAACTTGTTCTTTGTAATGGTATAACTAAGGATCGTTTGTCTGGTTCCATTTGACGATTGCCGGTAatttgtcttgttcttgtgtGTTATTTTGTCTGCTTAAACACACAAAGAGTTCACATACTGCCTTTAACATTCCAACCAAGTTGTACTTAAAAACATAgagttgtacttaaaaaaacagagttgtaCCTAGTTAAACATTCCGAGTActtaacaaaaaacataaaaacaaccAAAGAGTTCACATACTGACTCATACAAGATTACATGCTCATTACTTTTTGGAGGGCTTCTGCCTTGTTATAATAGGACTCCTTACGACAACAGAAGGTCCCGTCCCCTTCTTACTTATAATCTTCACCTTTGTACCAAGTTGTTCTCCACTGGATCCTtctcttgttctcttttttctctcgtATCTCACTAGATCCTTCTCCACTGGATCCTTCTCCATTGGATCCTTCTCCATTGGATCCTTCTCCATTGGatccttctccctctcggccttctccctctcggccttctccctctcggccttctccttctcggccttctccctctcggccttctccctcttggccttctccttctcggcatCCTCCTCCTCTATAGCCTCATTTGCACCAACTCCGTCACACTCATTTGCACCAAATTCCTCGCTTGGAAAAACTCCTTCTCCATTTCTTTCCCAGTTCACATATGTTTCCACCGATTTG is a window of Camelina sativa cultivar DH55 unplaced genomic scaffold, Cs unpScaffold00506, whole genome shotgun sequence DNA encoding:
- the LOC104773253 gene encoding protein FAR1-RELATED SEQUENCE 8-like — encoded protein: MEDSDGNMVLYQEQSEERAIADNCDMIEGSDVTPVVNREWEDGLDFTLRQEFESKQAVKDLVEKAAHKNCFEFVIVKSDTMLFVVKCCEFKRGCKWSLRAARNGNSDSFSVRTYNKTHTCLRSDTSTMRRKRRGTPHLVASVLREDYPCLIDTPTPKNLIPLVQSRVGVKVSYSTANRGKKLAAYDLRGTPEDSFKLVHCYMHMLQTMNPGTISFVELDEAQRFKYLFFALGACIEGFKAMRKVIIVDATSIKNVYGGVLIVATAQDPDHHHYPIAFGVVDGEKDTSWTWFFSKLKSVVPDCPELVFCSDRNQSLIKSINTVYPLSHHGYCIYHLSQNVKLSCKNVNRDLVATKFMECAKAYTEPEFEKLYADFIRRYPAASTYLDNHVGQNKWARCYFPGARYNIDTTNTVESINGVFRFARAYPLLPMIDAIVSKVAEWFNKYRKISLETPKEQKLVPFVETLMHTRCSEAKLLPVTELNSYFLEYSVTGVDGSSYVVDLRRKTCYCKQFDIDRYPCVHAIAAAMEAARNAGNEIQLHDLCSKYYWMEQWALGYSRTIYPVPIMSMWMVPDDVRAKIVLPKFYVTKRGRKPTKRIPSAGEHGRRKKKKNSSRSWFDSEGSRT